The Terriglobus sp. TAA 43 sequence GGAAATACATGGCCATGCCCACCGGCCGCGTCGCTGTTGCAGAAGTTCCTCCAGGCAATGTGCCCGTGGGTTACATCATTTGCTGCGAACCAGACTTCCCTATCGAAACACTTCCCAGCGACTACGAACTGCGCCGCATCTACCTGCTGCATCGCTTCCAGGGTCTCGGCATTGGCAAAGTGCTGATGGATCGCGCCATCGAATACACACGCAAACTCGGCCGCAAACGCCTTATCCTCGGTGTCTACGGTAAGAACCATGCCGCCATCCGCTTCTACGAGAGAGCAGGCTTCACGCAGATCGGCGAACGCTTCTTCACCGTAGGCAGCACCACTCACCACGATGCCGTCATGGCCCGCGAAGTCTAAACCGAGAAGTCTTTGAGTAGTTAGGTAACAGACCTAACTACTCAGGACTCCACTCAGCTATACCGTAGGGCTTCGATGGGATGCACCTTCTCCGCGCGCCACGCCGGAACCCAACACGCCAGCAACCCCACTCCTAGAAACAGCAGACCTGTAACCAACAGCGTGGCAGGATCGGTCGGTCGCACCTCATAAAGAAACGCACTCAGCACCTGCGACGAGATCAGCGCCAGAATCACGCCAAAGAACACACCACCGCCAATCACCTGTAGTCCTTCGTTAAAGATGAGTCGGCGAAGATCACTCTGTTGCGCACCCACCGCACAACGAATCGCCAGTTCTCGACGCCGCGAAACCACGGACAGCGAAAGCACGCCGTAAATCCCAACAAGGGTCAGCACACTTCCAATCACCGAAAACCCAACCAGCAGACGCATCACGAAAGTACGCGAAGCAAGAGAGTCATCACGAATCTGCTCCAGCGTCTTCACGTTTTCAATCGCCGCAGAAGGATCCACACTGCGCACCTCGCGCTCCACTCCCGCAACAATCGCCTGCGGATCAGCTGCAGTTCGAATCACAAGATGTTTCGAATAAGGCCCTGCCTGCCAGAATGACAGGTACACCTCCGGCGATGCCTGCTGCGTTAAATCATCCGTGCGGCCATCCGCAATCTCTCCAACGATCTCGATGCCAGGCTTGTCGCGACCACTCTGCCAGATCTTTCTTCCAATCACTGTCTGGCCAGGAAAGAAGCGATCTGCAAATGTCTTGTTCACCACTGCCACCTGCGGTGCCTTCCCATCATCAGTCGAACGGAACCCGCGACCGTTCAACAACGCAAGCCCCATCAGTTTGAAGTAGTCAGGCGTAACCGAACGCAGCGGTAGAGCTGTCTTGTCACTCTCTTTCACTGCAGGAGGCTGTCCTTCAATCTCCACCGTTCCGGGCCAGTTATTCCCGGTCAACGGCACACCCCACGCAAAGGCCGCGTATTGCACACCGGGCAGCGCCGCAACGCGTTCCAGCGCGCGATGATGAAAGTCATTCCACGACGCCTGATTCTGCACCTCGGTCACACTCATGGTCAGAATCCTGCTGGTGTCATAGCCCGAAGGGGCCGATGCAATCTTCGCCATCGTTCGTATCAACAGACCTGCTCCCACAAGAAGCGCAAGCGTCAACGACGTTTGCAGCACCACCACCGCGCGCAACAAGCGACGCTCTCCAACTCCAGCCGTTCCCTTCGATCCGCCGTCCTTCAACACTTCCATCGGGTCCAGCCGCAACACGCGCAGAGCAGGAATCATTCCAGCAATGAACGCCGCAACCACCGCTGCAGCAAATCCCCAACCCAGCACTGCTGTGCGCGCCGTCACCGCATCCAGCCGAGGCACAGCGTGAATCGCAATCAGCTTGAACATCGTCACCGCACCAAACGCAATCCCCACGCCAAGCGCACCACCGATGAGAGCTAACAATAAACTCTCCGTCATGATCAGTCGCAACAGCGCGCCGCGCCCCATGCCCATCGCAATGCGAATCGCATATTCCTGCTGCCGTTGCAGACCACGCACCAGCAACAACGCCGACACGTTTCCGCAGGCAATCAACAACACAAGCGCCGACGCACCAAGCAACGGATACAGAATCTTCTGCCCATCCTGATTCATCTCCGCCGTCACGGTCTGCAACTTCGGCGTGAATCCTTCAAACTTTTTCTCGGAACTCGCCTGCTGTGCCGTCAATACAGCCAATTCCTGTTGCGCCTTCTGCACGGTCACACCGTCGCGTAATCGCGCGACCACATTCCAATCTGGCGCCTTCAAATCCTTAAGTGCCGGCTCGATCGGA is a genomic window containing:
- a CDS encoding N-acetyltransferase — encoded protein: MIETQFRLRQCGPGDEQMLSLVGGASFLEAFADVLDAPDILAHFHKNHSPEMYGKYMAMPTGRVAVAEVPPGNVPVGYIICCEPDFPIETLPSDYELRRIYLLHRFQGLGIGKVLMDRAIEYTRKLGRKRLILGVYGKNHAAIRFYERAGFTQIGERFFTVGSTTHHDAVMAREV
- a CDS encoding ABC transporter permease — encoded protein: MRALRRLWLRAWNFATRRSGDQRLREEMEQHIALETAANIHAGMTAAEAHRAARIKFGSVEAVRESYHSEEGLRVMETILQNCVFALRMMRKSPGFTALAAITLALGIGATSAVFSLIQGVLLTPPPYQKPSQLVLVSAVRTDGHKMDSERGWAAQQWMDWNKNAMTLQGAAGYSWNFNFLIRNDGSQSMQGMNISKEYIRLMGLKPITGRLFDDAEYGPFQGSVKSVVLGYEFWQRELGGDPAIVGKTIRVSRWNAATTVIGVMEPGVRFLPSPGASKEPNYDVNATVDLWVPIEPALKDLKAPDWNVVARLRDGVTVQKAQQELAVLTAQQASSEKKFEGFTPKLQTVTAEMNQDGQKILYPLLGASALVLLIACGNVSALLLVRGLQRQQEYAIRIAMGMGRGALLRLIMTESLLLALIGGALGVGIAFGAVTMFKLIAIHAVPRLDAVTARTAVLGWGFAAAVVAAFIAGMIPALRVLRLDPMEVLKDGGSKGTAGVGERRLLRAVVVLQTSLTLALLVGAGLLIRTMAKIASAPSGYDTSRILTMSVTEVQNQASWNDFHHRALERVAALPGVQYAAFAWGVPLTGNNWPGTVEIEGQPPAVKESDKTALPLRSVTPDYFKLMGLALLNGRGFRSTDDGKAPQVAVVNKTFADRFFPGQTVIGRKIWQSGRDKPGIEIVGEIADGRTDDLTQQASPEVYLSFWQAGPYSKHLVIRTAADPQAIVAGVEREVRSVDPSAAIENVKTLEQIRDDSLASRTFVMRLLVGFSVIGSVLTLVGIYGVLSLSVVSRRRELAIRCAVGAQQSDLRRLIFNEGLQVIGGGVFFGVILALISSQVLSAFLYEVRPTDPATLLVTGLLFLGVGLLACWVPAWRAEKVHPIEALRYS